A window of the Streptomyces sp. NBC_00454 genome harbors these coding sequences:
- the gatB gene encoding Asp-tRNA(Asn)/Glu-tRNA(Gln) amidotransferase subunit GatB, which translates to MTAIELLSYEDALASYDPVMGLEVHVELGTKTKMFCGCSTELGAEPNSQTCPVCLGLPGALPVVNEIGIESAIKIGLALNCEIAEWCRFARKNYFYPDMPKNFQTSQYDEPIAFNGFLDVQLEDGEIFRVEIERAHMEEDTGKSLHVGGATGRIHGASHSLLDYNRAGIPLIEIVTKPIEGAGERAPEVAKAYVAELREVIKALGVSEARMDKGQMRCDVNLSLRTSPEVPMGTRSETKNVNSLRSVERAARFEIQRHAAVLSSGGSIVQETRHFHEEDGSTTAGRIKDNAEDYRYFPEPDLVPIAPARTWVEELRSGLPEMPRVRRNRLLQEWGVTEHDMQSILNAGAVDSIVATIEAGADSTAARKWWMGELARNANEQGVVVDELPITPVQVARVAALVAAGELNDKLARQVLEGVLAGEGTPDEVVEKRGLKVVSDEGALGAAVDEAIAGNAGIADKIRGGKIAAVGALVGAVMKTTRGQADAARVKELILERLGVSE; encoded by the coding sequence GTGACTGCCATCGAACTGCTGTCGTACGAGGACGCCCTCGCGTCGTACGACCCCGTCATGGGCCTCGAGGTCCACGTCGAGCTCGGCACGAAGACCAAGATGTTCTGCGGCTGCTCGACCGAGCTGGGCGCCGAGCCCAACTCGCAGACCTGCCCGGTCTGCCTCGGTCTGCCCGGCGCGCTGCCGGTCGTGAACGAGATCGGCATCGAGTCCGCCATCAAGATCGGTCTCGCGCTGAACTGCGAGATCGCCGAGTGGTGCCGCTTCGCCCGGAAGAACTACTTCTATCCGGACATGCCGAAGAACTTCCAGACCTCCCAGTACGACGAGCCCATCGCCTTCAACGGCTTCCTGGACGTCCAGCTGGAGGACGGCGAGATCTTCCGCGTGGAGATCGAGCGCGCCCACATGGAGGAGGACACCGGCAAGTCGCTGCACGTCGGCGGCGCCACCGGCCGTATCCACGGCGCGTCCCACTCCCTGCTGGACTACAACCGCGCCGGCATCCCCCTCATCGAGATCGTCACCAAGCCGATCGAGGGCGCCGGCGAGCGAGCCCCCGAGGTAGCCAAGGCGTACGTCGCCGAGCTGCGCGAGGTCATCAAGGCGCTCGGCGTCTCCGAGGCCCGCATGGACAAGGGCCAGATGCGCTGCGACGTCAACCTGTCGCTGCGCACCAGCCCCGAGGTGCCCATGGGCACCCGCAGCGAGACGAAGAACGTCAACTCGCTGCGCTCCGTCGAGCGCGCCGCCCGCTTCGAGATCCAGCGCCACGCGGCGGTGCTCTCCTCCGGCGGCTCGATCGTGCAGGAGACCCGGCACTTCCACGAGGAGGACGGCTCCACCACGGCCGGCCGCATCAAGGACAACGCCGAGGACTACCGGTACTTCCCGGAGCCCGACCTGGTCCCGATCGCCCCGGCCCGCACCTGGGTCGAGGAGCTGCGCTCGGGCCTGCCCGAGATGCCGCGCGTGCGCCGCAACCGCCTCCTCCAGGAGTGGGGCGTCACCGAGCACGACATGCAGTCGATCCTCAACGCGGGCGCGGTGGACTCCATCGTCGCCACCATCGAGGCCGGCGCCGACTCGACCGCCGCCCGCAAGTGGTGGATGGGCGAGCTGGCCCGCAACGCCAACGAGCAGGGCGTCGTCGTCGACGAGCTGCCCATCACCCCCGTCCAGGTCGCGCGCGTCGCGGCCCTGGTCGCGGCCGGTGAGCTCAACGACAAGCTGGCCCGCCAGGTCCTCGAAGGCGTCCTCGCCGGCGAGGGCACCCCGGACGAGGTCGTCGAGAAGCGCGGTCTGAAGGTCGTCTCGGACGAGGGCGCGCTCGGCGCGGCCGTGGACGAGGCCATCGCGGGCAACGCGGGCATCGCCGACAAGATCCGCGGCGGGAAGATCGCCGCCGTCGGCGCGCTGGTCGGAGCGGTCATGAAGACCACCCGCGGCCAGGCCGACGCGGCGCGCGTCAAGGAGCTCATCCTGGAGCGCCTGGGCGTCTCCGAGTAG
- a CDS encoding methionine synthase, whose translation MTASATGVGSLPGGDAREAAKTVTGSFEEFPYLAELPARGPGADMIGRSLGLLVDMYAHVEPSGWRISDRPGRDSKRARSWLGEDLDALEEFTQGYQGKLKIQAVGPWTLAAALETHGGEAMLQDPGACRDLAGSLAEGVREHLADVKKRIPGAEIVLQYDEPSLTSVLLGRVRSASGYRTYRAVDRQVVEGTLRELFAVHDGEVIVHSCAPEVPFALLRRAGVSGVSFDFSLLTEREDDVIGEAVEDGMKLFAGVVPGTDGPLSDPGGSVMGVRKLWRRLGLAPGTLAESVVVTPSCGLAGASPAYARAVQAHCVRAARSLADNPE comes from the coding sequence GTGACCGCCTCGGCGACGGGGGTCGGCTCGCTGCCCGGCGGGGACGCCCGAGAGGCCGCCAAGACGGTCACGGGCTCCTTCGAGGAGTTCCCGTACCTCGCCGAGCTGCCCGCCCGCGGGCCCGGCGCGGACATGATCGGCCGGTCGCTGGGGCTGCTCGTGGACATGTACGCGCACGTGGAGCCCAGCGGCTGGCGGATCAGCGACCGGCCCGGCCGCGACAGCAAGCGGGCCCGCTCCTGGCTCGGGGAAGACCTCGACGCCCTCGAGGAGTTCACCCAGGGCTACCAGGGGAAGCTCAAGATCCAGGCCGTCGGGCCGTGGACGCTGGCCGCCGCGCTGGAGACGCACGGCGGCGAGGCCATGCTCCAGGATCCGGGCGCCTGCCGGGACCTGGCCGGCTCCCTCGCCGAAGGCGTGCGCGAGCACCTGGCGGACGTGAAGAAGCGCATCCCCGGCGCCGAGATCGTGCTCCAGTACGACGAGCCCTCGCTCACCTCCGTCCTGCTCGGACGGGTGCGCTCCGCCAGCGGCTACCGCACGTACCGGGCCGTCGACCGGCAGGTCGTCGAGGGGACGCTGCGCGAGCTGTTCGCCGTCCACGACGGGGAGGTGATCGTGCACTCCTGCGCGCCCGAGGTTCCCTTCGCGCTGCTGCGACGCGCGGGCGTCTCGGGCGTGTCGTTCGATTTCTCCCTGCTCACCGAGCGCGAGGATGACGTCATCGGGGAAGCCGTCGAGGACGGCATGAAACTCTTCGCCGGAGTGGTGCCCGGCACCGACGGCCCGTTGTCGGACCCGGGCGGTAGCGTCATGGGTGTCAGGAAGCTCTGGCGCAGGCTGGGGCTGGCCCCGGGGACTCTGGCGGAGTCCGTCGTGGTCACCCCGTCGTGCGGTCTGGCGGGCGCTTCGCCCGCCTACGCGCGGGCGGTTCAGGCGCACTGCGTCAGGGCGGCGAGGTCGCTCGCCGACAACCCTGAGTGA
- the gatA gene encoding Asp-tRNA(Asn)/Glu-tRNA(Gln) amidotransferase subunit GatA, which yields MTDTHSIIRLTAAATAEKIASGELTAVEVTEAHLARIEATDEKVHAFLHVDREGALAQAAAVDAKRANGEKLGPLAGVPLALKDIFTTVGVPTTVGSKILEGWIPPYDATLTRRLKEADVVILGKTNMDEFAMGSSTENSAYGPTGNPWDLTRIPGGSGGGSAAALAAFQAPLAIGTDTGGSIRQPAAVTGTVGVKPTYGAVSRYGMVAFSSSLDQGGPCGRTVLDTALLHEVIAGHDPLDSTSIDAPVPPVVEAARNGSVAGMRVGVVKQFAGEGYQAGVVQRFNESVELLKELGAEIVELDCPSFDLAMAAYYLIAPSECSSNLARFDAMRYGLRVGDDGTKSAEDVTALTREAGFGDEVKRRIILGTYALSSGYYDAYYGSAQKVRTLITQDFEKSFEQVDVIVSPTTPTTAFPIGERTDDPLAMYLADLCTIPTNLAGNSAMSLPCGLAPEDGLPVGLQIIAPAMKDDRLYKVGAAVEAAFVARWGHPLLEEAPSL from the coding sequence ATGACCGACACGCACAGCATCATCCGGCTGACGGCCGCCGCGACCGCCGAGAAGATCGCCTCCGGCGAGCTCACGGCCGTCGAGGTCACCGAGGCCCACCTGGCCCGCATCGAGGCGACCGACGAGAAGGTCCACGCCTTCCTGCACGTCGACCGCGAGGGCGCCCTCGCCCAGGCCGCCGCCGTGGACGCCAAGCGCGCCAACGGCGAGAAGCTGGGCCCGCTGGCCGGCGTCCCGCTCGCGCTCAAGGACATCTTCACCACCGTCGGGGTTCCGACCACCGTGGGTTCGAAGATCCTCGAAGGCTGGATCCCGCCCTACGACGCCACCCTGACGCGCCGGCTGAAGGAAGCCGACGTCGTCATCCTCGGCAAGACCAACATGGACGAATTCGCCATGGGGTCGTCGACGGAGAACAGCGCTTACGGGCCCACCGGCAACCCCTGGGACCTCACCCGGATCCCCGGCGGCTCCGGCGGCGGCTCCGCGGCCGCGCTGGCCGCCTTCCAGGCGCCCCTGGCGATCGGCACGGACACCGGCGGTTCGATCCGTCAGCCCGCCGCCGTCACCGGCACCGTCGGCGTGAAGCCCACCTACGGCGCGGTCTCCCGCTACGGCATGGTCGCCTTCTCCTCCAGCCTCGACCAGGGTGGCCCCTGCGGCCGCACCGTCCTGGACACGGCGCTGCTGCACGAGGTCATCGCCGGCCACGACCCGCTGGACTCCACCTCCATCGACGCCCCGGTCCCGCCGGTCGTCGAGGCTGCGCGCAACGGCTCCGTCGCCGGCATGCGCGTCGGTGTCGTCAAGCAGTTCGCCGGTGAGGGCTACCAGGCGGGCGTCGTCCAGCGCTTCAACGAGTCGGTCGAGCTCCTCAAGGAGCTGGGCGCCGAGATCGTGGAGCTGGACTGCCCGTCCTTCGACCTCGCGATGGCCGCGTACTACCTGATCGCGCCGTCCGAGTGCTCTTCCAACCTGGCCCGTTTCGACGCCATGCGCTACGGGCTGCGCGTCGGCGACGACGGCACCAAGTCCGCCGAGGACGTCACCGCCCTGACCCGCGAAGCCGGTTTCGGCGACGAGGTCAAGCGCCGCATCATCCTCGGTACGTACGCGCTCAGCTCCGGCTACTACGACGCGTACTACGGTTCCGCCCAGAAGGTCCGCACGCTCATCACGCAGGACTTCGAGAAGTCCTTCGAGCAGGTCGACGTGATCGTCTCCCCGACCACGCCGACCACCGCCTTCCCGATCGGTGAACGCACCGACGACCCGCTGGCGATGTACCTCGCGGACCTGTGCACCATCCCGACCAACCTGGCCGGCAACTCCGCCATGTCGCTGCCCTGCGGCCTGGCCCCGGAGGACGGTCTCCCGGTCGGGCTGCAGATCATCGCCCCGGCGATGAAGGACGACCGGCTGTACAAGGTCGGCGCCGCCGTCGAGGCTGCCTTCGTCGCACGCTGGGGTCACCCGCTGCTTGAGGAGGCTCCGTCGCTGTGA
- the gatC gene encoding Asp-tRNA(Asn)/Glu-tRNA(Gln) amidotransferase subunit GatC has translation MPGITREEVAHLARLARLELKSEELDHFAGQLDDIIGAVARVSEVADQDVPPTSHPLPLTNVMRADEVRPSLTPEQALSGAPAQEQQRFKVPQILGED, from the coding sequence ATGCCTGGCATCACGCGCGAGGAGGTCGCCCACCTCGCTCGGCTGGCACGTCTGGAGCTGAAGAGCGAAGAGCTCGACCACTTCGCTGGACAGCTCGACGACATCATCGGCGCGGTCGCCCGCGTTTCCGAGGTCGCCGACCAAGACGTTCCGCCGACCTCCCACCCGCTGCCGCTGACGAACGTCATGCGCGCGGACGAGGTCCGTCCTTCGCTCACCCCCGAGCAGGCGCTCTCCGGCGCCCCCGCCCAGGAGCAGCAGCGTTTCAAGGTGCCGCAGATCCTTGGTGAGGACTAA
- a CDS encoding SDR family oxidoreductase: MATHLITGAGSGIGAAVADRLHARGDDLVLLARDAARAKQLTSRYPGSTALVGDLADPDRLSWAFSKQAIPERIDSLLHIAGIVDLGPVGELRPKTWHQQLNVNLIAPAEVTRLLLPTLRASHATIVFVNSGAGLAAHAEWSAYAASKHGLKALADSLREEEKANGIRVTSVYPGRTATPMQAKVRSQEGESYDAADWIDAESVATTIVMAVDLPRDAVVSDLSVRPGR; this comes from the coding sequence ATGGCTACTCACCTGATCACCGGTGCCGGGTCCGGCATCGGCGCCGCCGTCGCGGACCGACTGCACGCCCGTGGCGACGACCTCGTCCTGCTCGCCCGCGACGCCGCCCGCGCCAAGCAGCTCACCAGCCGGTACCCCGGATCCACCGCCCTGGTCGGGGACCTCGCCGACCCCGACCGGCTCTCCTGGGCCTTCTCCAAGCAGGCCATCCCCGAGCGGATCGACTCGCTCCTCCACATCGCAGGGATCGTCGACCTCGGACCCGTCGGCGAGCTGCGCCCCAAGACCTGGCACCAGCAGCTCAACGTCAACCTCATCGCCCCCGCCGAGGTGACCCGCCTGCTGCTCCCCACCCTGCGGGCCTCGCACGCCACCATCGTCTTCGTGAACTCCGGCGCCGGCCTCGCCGCCCACGCCGAGTGGAGCGCGTACGCCGCCTCCAAGCACGGGCTCAAGGCCCTCGCCGATTCGCTCCGCGAGGAGGAGAAGGCGAACGGCATCCGCGTCACCTCCGTCTACCCGGGCCGCACCGCCACCCCCATGCAGGCGAAGGTCCGCTCCCAGGAGGGCGAGTCCTACGACGCCGCCGACTGGATCGACGCCGAGTCCGTCGCGACGACCATCGTGATGGCCGTGGACCTGCCCCGCGACGCCGTGGTGTCCGACCTCTCCGTGCGGCCCGGCCGGTGA
- a CDS encoding nucleoside 2-deoxyribosyltransferase domain-containing protein has translation MHLPAAGDPPSVFLAGGITHCPPWQPVAAAALADFVVLNPRRADFDVSDPSQTDVQIAWEHRHLMLADVTLFWFPVCDAALTVQPITLYELGAAAAVPGRRLVVGADPGYPRRADVVAQLALARPGLPVHRTLPEAVAAARAQLTALG, from the coding sequence GTGCACCTGCCTGCGGCCGGGGATCCGCCTTCGGTGTTCCTGGCCGGCGGGATCACGCACTGCCCGCCGTGGCAGCCGGTGGCGGCGGCCGCCCTTGCCGACTTCGTCGTCCTCAACCCGCGCCGGGCGGACTTCGACGTGTCCGACCCCTCGCAGACGGACGTCCAGATCGCGTGGGAGCACCGGCACCTGATGCTGGCCGACGTGACGCTGTTCTGGTTCCCGGTGTGTGACGCCGCGCTGACGGTGCAGCCGATCACGCTGTACGAGCTCGGGGCGGCCGCGGCCGTGCCGGGCCGGCGGCTGGTCGTCGGCGCCGACCCGGGGTACCCGCGCCGCGCGGACGTCGTGGCGCAGCTGGCCCTTGCCCGGCCGGGCCTCCCGGTCCACCGGACCCTGCCGGAAGCCGTGGCCGCGGCCCGAGCCCAGCTGACCGCCCTCGGCTGA
- a CDS encoding putative bifunctional diguanylate cyclase/phosphodiesterase, with the protein MKPTESADPSPDFGGELPPVRAGRLGVLGSRTPDSRPLGTGTGPGAGGSGLRHAALPFAVVGVAAVVLAVGIITALTSSHALFPGGAVGWALALLTGIIVGHLVALGRDRWWGGTGSGAALTLGVLILYGWVPAGLVSLAVVTLVGAARRHRWRQGLLHGSTDILGIGAGALVLAAFGQDPTVEHPWLPTSWGIEAIPEVILVALAYLLVTRILLWLALAPSGGGLPTVARTALVRQALVAVALLGIAPLICVVAEAQPVLLPLFAVPLIALDSTLWIARARAEEQLRDPLTGLPNRQWLLERAWSALDQAERLGTRSALVLIDLDRFRAVNDTLGHLAGDRLLLQIADRLRQALPPDAEAARLGGDEFAVLLPLADSTTSAQRVARHLVAELSSPLDLDGLTLVLEASAGLAVFPDHALDAEGLLRRADVAMYQAKRDRTGVEVYESKRDSNTPDRLGLLGDLRRALDAGEVELHYQPKVRFDGQVAGLEALVRWVHPERGRVSPDEFIAIAETSGLMPHLTEYVLETALAQVARWRAQGLKVPVAVNVSPRDVHTPGFAGAVAARLARHGVPASGLQLEITEHVLLEDPQRAADTMAGLTGHGVKMSLDDFGTGYSSLVHLRRLPVSELKIDRSFVARLAVDAQDAEIVRCTVDLAHSLGLLVVAEGVEDDETWERLRDLGCDAVQGWLVAAAMPPQEATAWLLARGERGWRRPADITAELAAEAAAAQTQ; encoded by the coding sequence ATGAAACCCACCGAAAGCGCCGACCCGTCACCAGATTTCGGCGGGGAACTCCCGCCGGTGCGGGCGGGCCGACTCGGTGTCCTGGGTTCCAGGACACCTGATTCCCGGCCGCTCGGCACCGGCACCGGACCGGGCGCGGGCGGATCGGGGCTGCGGCACGCCGCGCTGCCCTTCGCCGTCGTGGGCGTCGCCGCCGTGGTGCTCGCCGTCGGCATCATCACCGCGCTGACGAGCAGTCACGCCCTGTTCCCCGGGGGCGCGGTCGGCTGGGCGCTCGCCCTGCTCACCGGCATCATCGTCGGCCACCTCGTCGCGCTGGGCCGCGACCGCTGGTGGGGCGGCACCGGTTCGGGCGCCGCCCTGACCCTCGGCGTCCTCATCCTCTACGGATGGGTCCCCGCCGGCCTGGTCTCCCTCGCCGTGGTCACCCTCGTCGGCGCGGCCCGCCGCCACCGCTGGCGCCAGGGCCTGCTGCACGGCTCCACCGACATCCTCGGAATCGGCGCGGGCGCCCTCGTACTCGCCGCCTTCGGCCAGGACCCCACCGTCGAGCATCCGTGGCTGCCCACCAGCTGGGGGATCGAGGCGATCCCCGAAGTCATCCTGGTGGCCCTCGCCTACCTGCTCGTCACCCGCATCCTGCTCTGGCTCGCCCTCGCGCCGAGCGGTGGGGGACTGCCCACCGTCGCCCGTACCGCACTGGTGCGCCAGGCCCTGGTGGCCGTCGCCCTGCTCGGCATCGCCCCGCTGATCTGTGTGGTCGCCGAAGCCCAGCCGGTACTGCTGCCGCTGTTCGCCGTACCGCTGATCGCCCTCGACTCCACCCTGTGGATCGCCCGCGCCCGCGCCGAGGAACAGCTGCGCGACCCGCTGACCGGACTGCCGAACCGGCAGTGGCTGCTGGAGCGCGCCTGGAGCGCCCTCGACCAGGCTGAACGTTTGGGCACCCGCTCGGCGCTCGTCCTGATCGACCTGGACCGCTTCCGCGCGGTCAACGACACCCTCGGCCACCTCGCCGGCGACCGGCTGCTCCTGCAGATAGCGGACCGGCTGCGCCAGGCCCTGCCCCCGGACGCCGAGGCCGCCCGCCTCGGCGGCGACGAGTTCGCCGTCCTGCTCCCGCTCGCCGACTCCACCACCAGCGCCCAGCGGGTCGCCCGCCACCTGGTCGCGGAGCTCAGCTCCCCGCTCGACCTCGACGGCCTGACCCTGGTGCTGGAAGCCAGCGCCGGCCTCGCCGTCTTCCCCGACCACGCCCTCGACGCCGAAGGGCTGCTGCGCCGCGCCGACGTCGCCATGTACCAGGCGAAGCGGGACCGTACGGGCGTCGAGGTCTACGAGTCCAAGCGCGACAGCAACACCCCCGACCGGCTCGGCCTGCTGGGCGACCTGCGGCGCGCGCTCGACGCGGGCGAGGTGGAGCTCCACTACCAGCCCAAGGTCCGCTTCGACGGACAGGTCGCGGGACTCGAAGCGCTGGTCCGCTGGGTCCACCCGGAGCGCGGACGGGTCTCCCCGGACGAGTTCATCGCCATCGCCGAGACCTCCGGGCTGATGCCGCACCTGACCGAGTACGTACTGGAGACCGCGCTCGCGCAGGTCGCCCGGTGGCGGGCCCAGGGCCTCAAGGTCCCGGTCGCCGTCAACGTCTCGCCGCGCGACGTCCACACCCCCGGCTTCGCGGGCGCCGTGGCCGCGCGCCTCGCCCGGCACGGGGTCCCGGCGAGCGGTCTCCAGCTGGAAATAACGGAACACGTGCTGCTGGAGGACCCGCAGCGGGCCGCCGACACGATGGCGGGCCTGACGGGCCACGGCGTGAAGATGTCGCTGGACGACTTCGGCACGGGCTACTCCTCCCTCGTCCACCTGCGGCGGCTGCCGGTCAGCGAGCTGAAGATCGACCGCTCCTTCGTGGCCCGGCTGGCGGTGGACGCGCAGGACGCGGAGATCGTCCGCTGCACGGTGGACCTGGCCCACTCGCTCGGCCTGCTGGTCGTCGCCGAGGGAGTCGAGGACGACGAGACCTGGGAGCGCCTGCGCGACCTCGGCTGCGACGCCGTCCAGGGCTGGCTCGTCGCCGCCGCGATGCCTCCGCAGGAGGCCACGGCCTGGCTGCTGGCCCGCGGCGAGCGGGGCTGGCGCCGCCCGGCGGACATCACGGCAGAGCTTGCGGCGGAGGCCGCGGCCGCGCAGACGCAGTGA
- the ligA gene encoding NAD-dependent DNA ligase LigA, translated as MAAEQKQGSETAVPAAVREQHALLAEQVEEHRFRYYVNDQPVVSDAEFDKLLRSLEALEGEYPELRTPDSPTQKVAGAYETGFASVEHRERMLSLDNAFDDEELAAWAERVARDANTSDYHYLCELKVDGLAVNLTYENGRLTRAATRGDGRTGEDITPNVRTIAEIPDRLKGDRIPALVEIRGEVFFPMEKFEELNARLVEAGDKPFANPRNAAAGSLRQKDPKVTATRPLHMVVHGLGAREGFEIDKLSHAYELLHEWGLPTAKHNKALSSLAEVREFIAYFGENRHSVEHEIDGVVVKLDEIPLQGRLGSTARAPRWAIAWKYAPEEVNTKLIDIKVGVGRTGRVTPYAQVEPVTVAGSEVEFATLHNQEVVKAKGVLIGDTVVLRKAGDVIPEILGPVTDLRDGSEREFVMPAECPECGTPLRPMKEGDIDLRCPNGQTCPAQLRERLFYLGGRQCLDIENFGSVAAAALTRPLEPADPPLRDEGDLFDLTIEQLLPIKAYVLDPDSGLPKRDPKTGEEKIVLVFANQKGEPKKNALSMLENIAAAKDRPLARIINGLSIRHVGPVAAEALAREFRSIERIEQATEEELAATDGVGAIIAASLKEWFSVDWHQEILRKWREAGVRMEEEGSGEEEGPRPLEGLTVVVTGTLQSHTRDGAKEALQSLGAKVTGSVSKKTSFVVVGDNPGSKYDKAMQLKLSVLDDAGFAVLLEEGPDAARAAALPVEGATEAE; from the coding sequence ATGGCAGCCGAACAGAAGCAGGGCAGCGAGACGGCCGTACCGGCGGCGGTGCGCGAACAGCACGCGCTGCTCGCCGAGCAGGTCGAGGAGCACCGCTTCCGGTACTACGTGAACGACCAGCCGGTCGTCAGCGACGCCGAGTTCGACAAGCTGCTGCGCTCCCTGGAGGCGCTGGAGGGGGAGTACCCGGAGCTGCGCACGCCCGATTCGCCCACCCAGAAGGTGGCCGGGGCGTACGAGACGGGCTTCGCCTCCGTCGAGCACCGCGAGCGGATGCTCTCCCTCGACAACGCCTTCGACGACGAGGAACTGGCGGCCTGGGCCGAGCGCGTGGCCCGGGACGCCAACACCTCCGACTACCACTACCTGTGCGAGCTGAAGGTGGACGGCCTCGCCGTCAACCTCACCTACGAGAACGGCCGCCTGACCCGCGCCGCCACCCGCGGCGACGGCCGCACGGGCGAGGACATCACGCCCAACGTCCGCACCATCGCCGAGATCCCGGACCGCCTCAAGGGCGACCGGATCCCGGCCCTGGTCGAGATCCGCGGCGAGGTCTTCTTCCCGATGGAGAAGTTCGAGGAGCTCAACGCCCGCCTCGTCGAGGCCGGGGACAAGCCCTTCGCCAACCCGCGCAACGCGGCGGCCGGTTCGCTGCGCCAGAAGGACCCCAAGGTCACCGCCACCCGCCCGCTGCACATGGTGGTCCACGGCCTCGGCGCCCGCGAGGGCTTCGAGATCGACAAGCTCTCCCACGCCTACGAGCTGCTGCACGAGTGGGGCCTGCCCACCGCCAAGCACAACAAGGCGCTCTCCTCGCTCGCCGAGGTCCGGGAGTTCATCGCGTACTTCGGCGAGAACCGGCACTCCGTCGAGCACGAGATCGACGGGGTCGTCGTCAAGCTGGACGAGATCCCGCTCCAGGGCCGCCTCGGCTCCACCGCGCGCGCCCCGCGCTGGGCCATCGCCTGGAAGTACGCCCCCGAAGAGGTCAACACCAAGCTGATCGACATCAAGGTCGGCGTGGGCCGCACCGGGCGCGTGACCCCGTACGCGCAGGTGGAGCCGGTGACGGTGGCGGGCTCGGAGGTGGAGTTCGCGACCCTGCACAACCAGGAGGTCGTCAAGGCCAAGGGCGTGCTCATCGGGGACACCGTCGTACTGCGCAAGGCGGGCGACGTCATCCCCGAGATCCTCGGGCCGGTCACGGACCTGCGGGACGGCAGCGAGCGGGAGTTCGTCATGCCGGCCGAGTGCCCCGAGTGCGGGACGCCGCTGCGGCCGATGAAGGAGGGCGACATCGACCTGCGCTGCCCCAACGGGCAGACCTGTCCCGCCCAGTTGCGCGAGCGGCTCTTCTACCTCGGCGGCCGCCAGTGCCTGGACATCGAGAACTTCGGCTCGGTGGCCGCGGCCGCGCTCACCCGCCCGCTGGAGCCGGCCGACCCGCCGCTGCGCGACGAGGGCGACCTCTTCGACCTGACCATCGAGCAGCTGCTGCCCATCAAGGCGTACGTCCTCGACCCGGACAGCGGGCTGCCCAAGCGGGACCCGAAGACGGGCGAGGAGAAGATCGTCCTGGTCTTCGCCAACCAGAAGGGCGAGCCGAAGAAGAACGCCCTGTCGATGCTGGAGAACATCGCGGCCGCCAAGGACCGCCCGCTCGCCCGCATCATCAACGGCCTGTCGATCCGTCACGTCGGACCGGTCGCCGCCGAGGCGCTCGCCCGCGAGTTCCGGTCCATCGAGCGCATCGAACAGGCCACCGAAGAGGAACTGGCCGCCACCGACGGGGTCGGCGCGATCATCGCGGCCTCCCTCAAGGAATGGTTCTCCGTCGACTGGCACCAGGAAATCCTGCGCAAGTGGCGGGAAGCCGGTGTCCGGATGGAGGAGGAAGGTTCCGGCGAGGAAGAGGGCCCGCGTCCGCTGGAAGGGCTGACCGTGGTCGTCACCGGCACTTTGCAGAGCCACACGCGGGACGGCGCGAAGGAAGCCCTGCAGAGCCTCGGCGCCAAGGTGACCGGGTCGGTGTCGAAGAAGACCTCGTTCGTCGTGGTCGGTGACAATCCGGGCTCCAAGTACGACAAGGCAATGCAGTTGAAGCTCTCCGTCCTCGACGACGCCGGGTTCGCCGTCCTCCTCGAAGAGGGCCCGGACGCGGCCCGCGCGGCCGCGCTTCCGGTGGAAGGCGCCACCGAAGCGGAGTAG